Proteins found in one Actinokineospora alba genomic segment:
- a CDS encoding aminotransferase class V-fold PLP-dependent enzyme: protein MSTLTHSSPLDRLRDWQLAVREDFPILTANPGLAYLDSAATAQKPRAVLDAVTEFLSTTNANVGRGSYPWANSTGARVAAVRERIKRALGDDDLESSVEFVSGTSHGLRSVAMDWLPGLLTDGDEIIVPFGDHQANLTPWLEVRDALAKQGVRIAVRAMPVDPLSGDYDHRALPAIVNERTKFVAATHVHHVYGANMNVHRIRAVVGPDVPICLDAAQSVGHGPVSVADLDVDFVVFSGHKMLALTGVGAVWARNKRGPRFELGGWAGTPNTAGIVSLQAAFDWLDTVGPANIREWTTALGVRLTDGLSRMADVSVLGCQQSLTAESEVQRREGIVTFRHRKVRSDDLGFVLADEGIMVRADSHCQAGRDNTDRAVRVSLHAYNTPDEIDRLLAVLRRCEGI from the coding sequence ATGTCGACCTTGACTCACAGCTCACCGCTGGACCGCCTGCGCGACTGGCAGCTCGCGGTGCGCGAGGACTTTCCCATCCTGACAGCGAATCCGGGACTGGCCTATCTGGACAGTGCGGCCACCGCGCAGAAGCCGAGGGCCGTGCTCGACGCTGTCACCGAGTTCCTCTCCACGACGAACGCGAACGTCGGGCGGGGGTCCTACCCGTGGGCGAACAGCACCGGGGCCAGGGTCGCCGCCGTCCGGGAGCGGATCAAGCGGGCGTTGGGCGATGACGACCTCGAGTCGTCCGTGGAGTTCGTCAGCGGGACCAGCCACGGGCTGCGGTCGGTGGCGATGGACTGGCTGCCGGGGCTGCTGACCGACGGCGACGAGATCATCGTCCCCTTCGGCGACCACCAGGCGAACCTGACGCCATGGCTCGAGGTTCGGGACGCCCTGGCCAAGCAGGGAGTGCGGATCGCCGTGCGGGCGATGCCGGTGGATCCCCTGTCCGGGGACTACGACCACCGCGCCCTGCCCGCCATCGTCAACGAGCGCACCAAGTTCGTGGCCGCGACCCATGTCCACCACGTGTACGGCGCGAACATGAACGTGCACCGGATCCGTGCCGTCGTCGGGCCGGACGTCCCGATCTGCCTGGACGCGGCGCAGAGCGTGGGCCACGGGCCGGTGTCCGTCGCCGACCTCGACGTCGACTTCGTCGTGTTCTCCGGACACAAGATGCTCGCGCTGACCGGAGTCGGCGCGGTGTGGGCGCGCAACAAGCGTGGTCCGCGGTTCGAACTCGGTGGCTGGGCGGGAACGCCGAACACCGCGGGCATCGTCAGCCTGCAGGCCGCGTTCGACTGGCTCGACACCGTAGGGCCCGCCAACATCCGCGAGTGGACGACGGCCCTCGGGGTCCGCCTCACCGACGGCCTGAGCCGGATGGCCGACGTGTCGGTCCTCGGCTGCCAGCAGAGCCTGACCGCCGAGTCCGAAGTGCAGCGCCGGGAAGGGATCGTGACGTTCCGGCACCGCAAGGTCCGGTCGGACGACCTCGGATTCGTGCTGGCCGACGAAGGGATCATGGTCCGCGCGGACAGCCACTGCCAGGCGGGCCGCGACAACACCGACCGCGCGGTCCGGGTGAGCCTGCACGCCTACAACACACCCGACGAGATCGACCGACTCCTTGCGGTCCTGCGCCGCTGCGAAGGGATCTGA
- a CDS encoding pyridoxal-phosphate dependent enzyme → MKYDSITEVIGDTPLVRVAPEVHGLRNIDLYAKMEMLNPFGSVKDRPAWNMARAGLAAAVERGDSIVELSSGNTAKALAVIAAMNGLPFKSVTNRMKVPEIKDLLLLLGAQIEELPGQTECLDPTDTEDPLTRMYRMLSEEGSGYLHTDQYFNPLNMDAHHGGTGPEIIKDLDGRGPDHFIACVGTAGSSSGVAAALRENNPGVDIVGLVANKSDFIPGIRNIDEVNEVGLFDPNTYDTIESVTAQEAIDGMLTLNRRCGMLGGPTGGAAYFGAVRYLKTIDESLTERKTAVFIVCDRVESYMSYVRQRRPELLNQPARANSVASLTETEVAAAKTVDVAQARQWIAESRPLIVDLRGSFAYAALHIEDSVNIVDELFDELVHGGLPFGASKPVLLVCPVGEKSARYAALLTRMGHKDVRSLRGGVVAWRDASAPLVRD, encoded by the coding sequence ATGAAATACGACAGCATTACCGAGGTCATCGGTGACACGCCATTGGTGCGCGTGGCGCCCGAGGTACACGGTCTACGCAACATCGACCTCTACGCCAAGATGGAGATGCTGAATCCGTTCGGTTCGGTCAAGGACCGGCCCGCCTGGAATATGGCGCGGGCGGGTCTGGCCGCGGCCGTCGAGCGGGGCGACTCGATCGTGGAGCTCTCCAGCGGCAACACCGCGAAGGCGCTCGCGGTCATCGCCGCCATGAACGGCCTGCCGTTCAAGAGCGTCACGAACCGCATGAAGGTGCCGGAGATCAAGGACCTCTTACTGCTGCTGGGCGCCCAGATCGAGGAACTGCCCGGCCAGACGGAGTGCCTGGACCCCACCGACACCGAGGACCCGCTCACCCGGATGTACCGGATGCTCTCCGAGGAGGGCAGCGGCTACCTGCACACCGACCAGTACTTCAACCCGCTGAACATGGACGCGCACCACGGCGGCACCGGGCCGGAGATCATCAAGGACCTGGACGGGCGCGGCCCGGACCACTTCATCGCCTGCGTCGGCACGGCGGGCTCGTCCTCGGGTGTGGCGGCGGCCTTGCGGGAGAACAACCCCGGGGTGGACATCGTCGGCCTGGTCGCGAACAAGTCCGACTTCATCCCCGGTATCCGCAACATCGATGAGGTCAACGAGGTCGGCCTGTTCGACCCGAACACCTACGACACCATCGAGTCGGTCACCGCGCAGGAGGCCATCGACGGGATGCTCACGCTGAACCGCCGGTGCGGCATGCTCGGCGGACCCACCGGCGGCGCCGCCTACTTCGGCGCCGTCCGCTACCTCAAGACGATCGACGAGTCGCTCACCGAGCGCAAGACCGCGGTCTTCATCGTGTGCGACCGCGTCGAGAGCTACATGAGCTACGTCCGCCAGCGCCGACCCGAGCTGCTCAACCAGCCCGCCCGCGCCAATTCCGTCGCCTCGCTGACCGAGACCGAGGTCGCCGCGGCCAAGACGGTCGACGTCGCGCAGGCGCGGCAGTGGATCGCCGAGTCCCGCCCGCTCATCGTGGACCTGCGTGGGTCGTTCGCCTATGCGGCGCTGCACATCGAGGACTCGGTGAACATCGTCGACGAGCTCTTCGACGAGCTGGTGCACGGCGGCCTCCCGTTCGGCGCGAGCAAGCCGGTGCTGCTGGTGTGCCCGGTCGGTGAGAAGTCCGCGCGGTACGCCGCCCTGCTGACCCGCATGGGCCACAAGGATGTGCGCAGCCTGCGCGGCGGCGTGGTCGCTTGGCGCGACGCGAGCGCGCCCCTGGTGCGGGACTGA
- a CDS encoding Y4yA family PLP-dependent enzyme — MREIIGETEMLSRMVDALGSPLNVLVPHQIVDNSEKYREVYRKHHLTGEVYFAHKANRSTALIRELAASETGVDVASLEELRHVLAAGFSGDRIMATGPKNTEFLWLAARCGALVNVDSREELVQLGELTARHPLPRVRVMLRLSAFESTGVTVLSRPSRFGSHVRQIGDLLDVVEKHRDTFDLVGVAYHLDTNGLPEKALALEGCLHAMRECVQRGFTPTAVDIGGGYGANYLAEQADWERYTTELSNAVLGTRPALTWQNHGYGLRAEAGTLRGALGLYPSHRPVAGERYLDELLSREAPSLRRPLATLLLENLYDLHVEPGRALVDQCGMTLAKVEEVRRTLSGDVLVRIGANSRDISMEEHAVMMDPILIKAAGTAGTDQPTGVYLSGNLCLEDDLITRRKVFLPHSPAPGDLLVFPNTAGYFMDFAADHALMQPIARKVAMFRDQGTWQWCLDEEYWPTKGSRA, encoded by the coding sequence GTGCGGGAAATCATCGGCGAAACCGAGATGCTGTCCCGCATGGTCGACGCGCTCGGTTCACCACTCAACGTGCTGGTGCCACACCAGATCGTCGACAACTCCGAGAAATACCGGGAGGTATACCGGAAACACCACCTGACCGGGGAGGTGTATTTCGCACACAAGGCGAACCGGTCGACCGCGCTGATCCGGGAGCTCGCGGCGAGCGAGACCGGCGTCGACGTCGCCTCGCTGGAGGAGCTGCGGCACGTGCTCGCCGCGGGCTTCTCCGGTGACCGGATCATGGCGACCGGGCCGAAGAACACGGAGTTCCTGTGGCTGGCCGCGCGCTGTGGCGCGCTGGTCAACGTCGATTCCCGGGAGGAGCTCGTCCAACTCGGCGAGCTGACGGCCCGGCACCCGCTGCCTCGGGTGCGCGTCATGCTGCGGCTGTCGGCGTTCGAGTCCACCGGGGTGACCGTGCTCAGCAGGCCGAGCCGGTTCGGCTCGCACGTGCGGCAGATCGGCGACCTGCTCGACGTCGTGGAGAAGCACCGCGACACCTTCGACCTGGTCGGGGTGGCCTACCACCTCGACACCAACGGGCTGCCGGAGAAGGCGCTCGCGCTGGAGGGCTGCCTGCACGCGATGCGGGAGTGCGTCCAGCGCGGCTTCACTCCGACCGCGGTGGACATCGGTGGCGGCTACGGCGCGAACTACCTAGCCGAGCAGGCCGACTGGGAGCGCTACACCACCGAGCTGAGCAACGCCGTGCTCGGTACCCGCCCTGCGCTGACCTGGCAGAACCACGGCTACGGACTGCGAGCCGAGGCGGGGACGCTGCGCGGCGCCCTGGGGCTGTACCCGAGTCACCGGCCGGTGGCCGGCGAGCGCTACCTCGACGAACTGCTGTCCCGGGAGGCGCCGTCGCTGCGCAGGCCGCTGGCGACGCTGCTGCTGGAGAACCTCTACGACCTGCACGTCGAACCGGGCCGTGCCCTGGTCGACCAGTGCGGCATGACCCTGGCGAAGGTCGAGGAGGTGCGCCGGACATTGTCCGGCGACGTGCTGGTTCGGATCGGCGCGAATTCGCGCGACATCAGCATGGAAGAGCACGCGGTCATGATGGACCCAATCCTGATCAAGGCCGCCGGAACGGCCGGGACTGATCAGCCCACCGGTGTCTATCTGTCCGGCAACCTATGCCTGGAAGACGATTTGATCACCCGCAGGAAAGTATTCCTGCCCCATTCGCCCGCACCAGGCGATCTGCTCGTATTCCCGAACACCGCCGGATACTTCATGGATTTCGCGGCCGACCACGCGCTGATGCAGCCGATCGCCCGCAAGGTCGCGATGTTCCGGGACCAGGGAACGTGGCAATGGTGTCTCGACGAAGAGTACTGGCCGACGAAGGGCAGCCGAGCATGA